The following are from one region of the Actinoplanes sp. L3-i22 genome:
- a CDS encoding laminin G domain-containing protein, protein MRRWFPLLATTILLTGTPMPAHAAPGTSIAYWAMDEPSGATRMSDSSGNRLDGQIGGEVGAGTMVNGATGYRFDRLEPDTPPTHPGHLVVVPDDRSLDPGDRDFAVTMRLRTTGHFGNIIQKGQATTEGGNFKLQIPNGRVQCSFRGDHGVLEADAPDPINDGAWHVITCVRVSTGVALAVDGRRVAGRPGWTGTISNNWPLTIGGKLDCDQRTVGCDYYAGDLDFVSIDTA, encoded by the coding sequence ATGCGACGCTGGTTCCCCCTGCTGGCCACGACGATCCTGCTGACCGGTACGCCGATGCCCGCGCACGCCGCGCCGGGCACCTCGATCGCCTACTGGGCCATGGACGAGCCGTCCGGGGCCACCAGGATGTCCGACAGCAGCGGGAACCGACTAGACGGACAGATCGGCGGCGAGGTCGGCGCCGGGACCATGGTCAACGGCGCCACCGGCTACCGGTTCGACCGGCTCGAACCGGACACCCCGCCGACCCACCCCGGCCACCTGGTCGTGGTTCCGGACGATCGGTCCCTGGATCCCGGCGACCGCGACTTCGCGGTGACGATGCGGCTGCGGACCACCGGCCACTTCGGCAACATCATCCAGAAAGGCCAGGCCACGACGGAGGGCGGGAACTTCAAACTGCAGATCCCGAACGGCCGGGTGCAGTGCTCGTTCCGCGGCGACCACGGCGTGCTGGAGGCCGACGCACCGGATCCGATCAACGACGGGGCCTGGCACGTGATCACCTGCGTCCGGGTCAGCACCGGGGTCGCGCTCGCCGTCGACGGCCGCCGGGTCGCCGGGCGGCCCGGCTGGACCGGCACCATCAGCAACAACTGGCCCCTGACGATCGGCGGCAAGCTGGACTGCGACCAGCGGACGGTCGGCTGCGACTACTACGCCGGTGACCTGGACTTCGTCAGCATCGACACGGCCTGA
- a CDS encoding LCP family protein yields the protein MGKTTKRRRTPVWALCTLILGSLLVVGGLGGAIGLRATLAAATNKVDLEPLLPSAPVEEKKNTSLDGAKNILLVGIDQRPKETNGEPLRSDSIILLHINEDHSSAYMISLPRDSYVYIPAYDNKQHKWNGGKAKINAAFAYGTWGLKGNAALQHGFELLTLTIKDLTGITPDAGAIIDFQGFRDVVNVLGKVCMYVDTKTTSIHLGKDSKGNTAKPFVINPTGTVNHAISGVKPNVYTKGNHCFNPSQALDFVRQRDLLEDHSLDYGRQRHQQQFFKAIINQAIKDGMDSPTKLPALLGAFGKAMTVDNGGIDLADWALAMRGLKPDKIVTIKTNEGQLNSKDVDGVGSVEKLTADSMDLLKAIKSDRIDKFLLGHPKFVATA from the coding sequence TTGGGCAAGACGACCAAGCGCCGACGCACGCCCGTGTGGGCCCTCTGCACCCTGATCCTCGGGTCGCTGCTCGTGGTGGGTGGCCTCGGCGGCGCGATCGGACTACGCGCGACCCTGGCCGCGGCCACCAACAAGGTCGACCTGGAGCCACTGCTCCCGTCCGCCCCGGTCGAGGAGAAGAAGAACACCAGCCTCGACGGGGCGAAGAACATCCTGCTCGTCGGCATCGACCAGCGGCCCAAGGAGACGAACGGCGAGCCGCTGCGCTCCGACTCGATCATCCTGCTGCACATCAACGAGGACCACAGCAGCGCCTACATGATCTCGCTCCCCCGGGACAGCTACGTCTACATCCCGGCCTACGACAACAAACAGCACAAATGGAACGGCGGAAAAGCGAAGATCAACGCCGCCTTCGCGTACGGGACGTGGGGCCTGAAGGGGAACGCCGCGCTGCAGCACGGCTTCGAGCTGCTCACCCTGACGATCAAGGACCTGACCGGCATCACCCCGGACGCCGGCGCGATCATCGACTTCCAGGGCTTCCGCGACGTGGTCAACGTGCTCGGCAAGGTCTGCATGTACGTGGACACCAAGACCACGTCCATCCACCTGGGCAAGGACTCGAAGGGCAACACCGCCAAGCCGTTCGTGATCAACCCGACCGGCACGGTCAACCACGCGATCAGCGGGGTGAAGCCGAACGTCTACACCAAGGGCAACCACTGCTTCAACCCGAGCCAGGCGCTGGACTTCGTGCGCCAGCGGGACCTGCTCGAGGACCACTCGCTCGACTACGGGCGGCAGCGGCACCAGCAGCAGTTCTTCAAGGCGATCATCAACCAGGCGATCAAGGACGGGATGGACTCGCCGACCAAGCTGCCGGCGCTGCTGGGCGCGTTCGGCAAGGCGATGACGGTCGACAACGGGGGGATCGACCTGGCGGACTGGGCGCTGGCGATGCGCGGCCTGAAGCCCGACAAGATCGTCACCATCAAGACGAACGAGGGTCAGCTGAACTCGAAGGACGTCGACGGGGTCGGGAGCGTGGAGAAGCTCACCGCGGACAGCATGGACCTGCTGAAGGCGATCAAGAGCGATCGGATCGACAAGTTCCTGCTGGGGCATCCGAAGTTCGTGGCGACCGCCTGA
- the araA gene encoding L-arabinose isomerase, with amino-acid sequence MSDSNGEIWFLTGSQGLYGPETLDQVASQSREIAALLNDQLDADVVWQPVLTSPEQILDVCRRASSTPGVLGVITWMHTFSPAKMWIAGLDALRAPLLHLHTQHNVALPWSEIDMDFMNLNQAAHGDREFGFIETRLGVPRKTVAGHVSNPAVVARIATWVRAARGYSAMRNLKLARFGDNMRDVAVTEGDKVEAQLRFGVSVNTYGVNDLVAVVDQVAEEEIDKLVGEYSDIYEISEPLLNERRDSLRYGARIEIGLRQFLTEGGFKAFTSNFEDLGGLRQLPGLAVQRLMADGYGFGGEGDWKTSVLVHTLKAMVPGGGTSFMEDYTYDLTPGNEVILGAHMLEVCPSIAASTPKLEIHPLGIGGREDPVRLVFDATPGKAIVLGLADLGERFRLVANEIEVVAPTEPLPKLPVARAVWKPAPSLSTSAECWLTAGGPHHTVLSSAVGAEELADLADMVGTELLLIDADTTTRQFTKEVRWNQAYHRLARGFR; translated from the coding sequence ATGAGCGACAGCAACGGGGAAATCTGGTTCCTGACCGGCAGCCAGGGGCTGTACGGCCCGGAGACGCTGGACCAGGTCGCCTCGCAGTCCCGGGAGATCGCCGCGCTGCTGAACGACCAGCTCGACGCGGACGTGGTCTGGCAGCCGGTGCTGACCAGCCCGGAGCAGATCCTGGACGTGTGCCGCCGGGCCTCGTCCACGCCGGGCGTGCTCGGCGTGATCACCTGGATGCACACGTTCTCGCCGGCCAAGATGTGGATCGCCGGCCTGGACGCGCTGCGCGCCCCGCTGCTGCACCTGCACACGCAGCACAACGTGGCGCTGCCCTGGTCCGAGATCGACATGGACTTCATGAACCTGAACCAGGCCGCGCACGGCGACCGGGAGTTCGGGTTCATCGAGACCCGGCTCGGGGTGCCGCGCAAGACCGTGGCCGGGCACGTCAGCAACCCGGCCGTGGTCGCCCGGATCGCGACCTGGGTGCGGGCCGCCCGCGGGTACTCCGCGATGCGGAACCTGAAGCTGGCCCGGTTCGGCGACAACATGCGGGACGTGGCGGTGACCGAGGGGGACAAGGTCGAGGCGCAGTTGCGTTTCGGCGTCTCGGTCAACACCTACGGCGTCAACGACCTGGTCGCGGTAGTTGATCAAGTAGCAGAAGAAGAGATAGACAAACTGGTCGGGGAATATTCCGACATATACGAAATTTCGGAGCCGTTGCTCAACGAGCGCCGCGATTCCCTGCGCTACGGCGCACGGATCGAGATCGGACTCCGGCAGTTCCTGACGGAGGGCGGCTTCAAGGCGTTCACCAGCAACTTCGAGGACCTGGGCGGACTCCGGCAACTGCCCGGCCTGGCCGTGCAGCGGCTGATGGCCGACGGCTACGGCTTCGGCGGCGAGGGCGACTGGAAGACGTCGGTCCTGGTGCACACGCTGAAGGCGATGGTCCCGGGCGGCGGCACCTCCTTCATGGAGGACTACACCTACGACCTCACGCCGGGCAACGAGGTCATCCTCGGTGCGCACATGCTCGAGGTCTGCCCGTCGATCGCCGCGTCCACGCCGAAGCTGGAGATCCACCCGCTCGGCATCGGCGGCCGGGAGGACCCGGTCCGCCTGGTCTTCGACGCCACCCCGGGTAAGGCGATCGTGCTCGGCCTGGCCGACCTGGGGGAGCGGTTCCGCCTGGTCGCCAACGAGATCGAGGTGGTCGCGCCGACCGAGCCGCTGCCGAAGCTGCCGGTCGCGCGCGCGGTCTGGAAGCCGGCGCCGTCGCTGTCCACCTCGGCCGAGTGCTGGCTGACCGCGGGGGGCCCGCACCACACCGTGCTCTCCTCGGCGGTCGGCGCGGAGGAACTGGCCGACCTGGCCGACATGGTCGGCACCGAGCTGCTGCTCATCGACGCGGACACGACGACGCGGCAGTTCACCAAGGAGGTCCGCTGGAACCAGGCCTACCACCGCCTGGCCCGCGGCTTCCGCTGA